In Taeniopygia guttata chromosome Z, bTaeGut7.mat, whole genome shotgun sequence, the sequence TCTGGGTCCAACACCAAAACAGCAAAGCAAATTGCtctcatttttcaggtgtttccCTTGGAAATTATTACTGTTTCTGGACACTGCTTAGCCCCAAGCAAAGCACTGTAAACTCTTCATTCTTTTAGGGGCAGTTTGAAAGAGTTCATTCAAAGGGGGACAGTCAAAATTTCAGGCACAGGTTCACTCCAAATTCAGATCCTGAAACTCAAGAGCCCAGGTTTAATGTACATAGGTGATTGCAGCCTTACAATAACAGGTGTTGCTTTCCTCTTAAGGACTAAATTGTATTActtattttgtttgtatttaaGAATTTAACCTGTTCAAtgagatcttttttttttttttcctccctgtgagAACATGGACTTTTTGCAGAAAAGCACAGTGGTCTTTTAAACAAATTTGGCAGGCAAGGAAAATTTACAAACATAAGCCCGCATACCCCTGAGGCAGCTGCATGGTCTTCAGGCTTTTTACTGAACTCCCAGTTTCTTTTTGCCCCTCCAAATGTAAGTTCCACATTTACAGCTTCATTGAATTTTGGCTGTGGATGCAGAACTCAAAGCAGTGCACAGACTGCATTCTGCAAATCCAGCCCTAAAACTGTGAAATTTCCAGGCCCCCTTTCCTCAGGATGTCTCTAGCATGAGAGAACATTACTAGCTGGAAACATTTGGCAGAACCAAATGACAGCTACCGtgcaaattaaattatttcacgACACATTTTGTGAAATTCTGTGAGTTCTGTGACATGTTTTGTGGGGCATAGTAAAAGTAGCACTTGTAGGAAGTTCTGTAGCTCCACAGCAATTtggaaactggaaaagaaacCTCAGTTTCTTTATATATCTCTCTAGAGGGAGTGAGGTATAAATATTAAtgatatttaattaataataattaaatcgATGTGCCTCTTTAGTCAAACTAAGCTGCTCTACTTCCACTGGGATGACTGCAGATGCAATGGAGTGTCCCAGAAGACAACTTTGATGTCTGCTCtggaacttaaaaaaaaaaaaaaatgggaaaaagttGCAAGTATAGCAAAAACCCATGGAAAGATAACCCCATGTCACATCCAGAATTGTGGTAACTGTTGTCCCGTTCCCAGAACTCTGCTTCTCTCTGGATTGCTGGCATACATGGGTCCAGGTAGAGGAAAATCACTTTTCTGCATTCCCACTGCACCAAATCCAACAAATTAAACCCTGAGGGAGATTAAAAATGCTCTTCTGAGGGCATATTGAGGGCTTCTTAGCTGCCTTCTTGTTTAAAAGAATAATTCATGCATTTCAAAGGGGAAATGACTCTCAAAGACCCAGTTCTTATTTGTCTTATTTACTACTGAGGTAAGTGCCTTACCACTCCAGGCTTTGATGTTTACCTGTAGTACTTCATGACTTCTAATTGTGCACGTCAGTCTTCATGGGACAGGTCTCCTGTGTGCCATTTCCTGTGAAATATGAGtgtcaaaacaaagcaaatataATTGTTCCAGCAAATTGTCCTTTCTTGATCAAAGGGAAGTTTTTAAAGGCTAGTTTTTAGTTGCTTACACagccattttttttaaaaaaataataattttcagttaTCAAATTAGTTTTCATaatttacaaagaaataacGGAAATATTGAAAATGTTCCTGGAAAAACAGCTGCCAGATGGGCTGAAAATTGTTGCAGAGGATAATTTTTTCAAACATCTGCCTCAATCGTGACCTctggaagaggagaaaacacACTGCTGATAAGGATTGAAGTTGTTATGCTACATCAGTTAATCAAATTAAGTAATTGGACACGTTTGCAGACTAAAGAGAAGAGTGAAATCCTGTCATGAATACATGATTGTaaggattattttttccaaaataactTAATTAAAATGCTGGTTTCTTAGTAAGAAGACTGGTAAGATAATTATTTGGAAAGTCCTATAAACCGTGTTCAAGACATAGAAAATACATGTATCAATCCTCTACATCTTTCCTAGATCAAAGTACATTTCAGCTTTTTATGGCTGAATATTTCAGGCTTTTTAacagacagaggaaaaaagaattacTTTGGGTCTTACTCTATGGATTTCGTGTCTTTTCAGGAGAATTGAAAAAGAAGAGATTTAAGAGACTCTGTAGGCCCTGCATTTCACCAGTTTCAGCCCGTGTGTTAAATAAAAACTGATTAAATCCCTGTGTGAACAGCCTCAATAAAGACACACGTGGCGGTAGATCTGTGTAGTGCAATATCTCTTGTGTCTTTGTCAGATTTTTCCTGACTTTCTCACAATCTACTCTACAGAAGTGacctatttttcctttcctttctcaccatgtaacttttttttttccccttctcatGATCCAGCTGTGCACCAGCAGTAAAGGAGCTAATGGTGGTCAGGGGTTATGCACATCACCTGTGTGCTGTGGATGTGCATCCCATAAAGGTACCTTTATGAGACAGAGACTGGGGATGGCCAAAGCTGATCTTTGACCATGCAGGTCTTGTGTTTGCTGGGTTATCTCTCCCCTGTCCTAATATTTCAGATAAATTCAGAAGGTAACACCCATGTGAAAAGCCAAGGAAGGTGTATCAGGTGTGGTGGTGTCTTTGTCTCTAAATGTTTTACTGAAATATGTGAAAGTGTGCCATCTCACACAAATAATGGGAAAGTTTCTGGTTCAGACCTGCCCATTCCTTTGCTCTGCTCCAGAAAATGTCAAATCTTTCTGAGGAGACCAGAGGGGTGGGAGATTTGTCTTCATGGTTAGCATTCTGTCATACTGAAAGGCATTTCTTCTTTGGAAGAAAGTCACAGCAGGCTGAAAAGGTGCCTGAAGGTTCAAAGAACCTCTCCCAGCCTTTGTCTGATGAGTTACCACGAGTCTTAATTCAAAGCTTGTTGCTGCTAATGGCAGCTCTTCTGTGGACTGTAATGCATGTTGGGCTGACTTCACGGATTTTGCTGACATCACAGGCAGAAATTTAAATCACTCGTGTCAATGATCATTTGTAGTGATTaaagctgggaaatggaggaaTGGAGGAGCAATGTGAAGCATAAATcacttaacttttttttttttttttttttttttaatggagtcatagaattatggaatggtttgggttgaaggaATCACAAAGCCtacccagtgccacctctgccatggcagggacacctcccactgtcccagctgctccagccccagtgtccagcctggccttgggcactgccagggatccaggggcagccccagctgctctgggcacctgtgccagggctgcccaccctgccagggaacaattccccattgccaatctcccacccagccctgccctggggcactgggagccattccctggctcctgtccctgcagcccttgtccattgtctctctccatcttccctGCGGCCCCTTCAGGTTAACCCTGTTTTTATTTCCTCGGATGTCTTGTTTCACCAAAGATAAATGAGAAACTCAGTGTCTGTGTTACCATCGCCTGCTTTTACCATTTGtctttttgaatattttcaatttACCTTAATCTTTGTGTTTGGTATAATACAAAAGTATGTCTGTGGTTAAGAGTGACCATATGTACAGCAAAGAAACACCTGGATATGATCTTTCCCATCTGGATTAAAagttttattaagaaaatatttattttgcagactTGCTTTGGGAAAAACGCTTCCTACCGATTCACAAAATCCGTGATCTCCTGAACATATGTCCCAGGACACTTTTTTGGAAATTCCTGCAAATTTCATATGAACTTATATTACGTCTTTTGAACAGTTTGAAGACAGTTTTCACCCAATGGCAAAAATTTTTTTGGTacctagttaaaaaaaaatggtcCTATGTTTAAGGAACCATAAGCAGGACTAAAGGCTTATAGCTAAAAACAATAATTCCTAAAATATATCTTAAGTCCCACCCACTCCCCCCAACCTATAATTACAGTATTGGGCATACTGTTTAATGGACagtactaaaaagaaaaaagtgtaatTTACAGCTAGATAGGAAGTTCCAGgacattttttccttgctttttttgtGCTAATAATATTGCAAAACTCAGCTGGCCtctaagtgtttttttttttttaaattagagtTCTTTTGGAATAAAGCTGGCATTTACCTGTTAGTGACTTCTTCTGGCTGTGCTTCCAACATATCCTTTGGATTTTGATTTGGTTCTGTCTCTGCCAGATCAAGCAGCTCTGGTGTGTAATCTGCCCATTTCTTAGCAACTGTCTGAACATACTCCTAATTTTATTAATGTCAGTGTAAGGGGCTCTAGACTTCCCCTGACATGGGAGGACATCATTGGTCTTATTTTTAAGCTTCCAGTACCAGTGAGTTAGATTTTCCCACTCCAAGTGACAAATAAAACAGGAGAATTGTGGGCACCTGTTCGTTTATGGtcctgcaaataaaataaatttcttctcATTGAGACCCATTTAAGACTTAGAGGGAAATTTTTGTTCCCCCAAAAGAATCCAGACAGAAGTGTTGGAGAAAAGTGCTAATTCGCTGCTAGCAATGTTTGAAACTTTCTACTGCTTTTGTAAATGAAGCTACTAGTGGAAATCTGACAAATTTTGAAATGTCAAATTAGTAGCTGGTGGTGCAATGCAGTAACAGAAGTTCATTAGAAGAGCAATGCATTGGTCATAAATGGCTCAGTTTTGCCCTGAAATTAAACAAGTCATGATTGAGAGGCAATTTCTAAGTTTCATTTTTGAAGTATTAAAGACTGTTCAAGTGTGacctttcttcttcccccacAGCACTAACACCCTCATTTGTTTTAATGTTACACATTTAGCGAATGAAAGACTGCCTTTTCACGAAATGGTGCCTAAATGTGGCTTAACTCACAGAAGTAGGAGGGTTGAAATAAGAAATGAAATAATGTCAAACACTTTCACATTCTTTATCTTAATAAACGACCAAACAGTTTTATGGTTTATGTGTGGACGAAAATCCAAAGCATGTCTTTCAGAATTTTTGAGAAGTTCAAGTGCTTTGAAAGTGACACAGCTTTGTTTAGTGGCTGGATTAAAGACTTCTCCTTGGAAATAAACCACTGCATAGGGAAGGAATTGCCACAAATAGATGGAGTCAACCAGCACAGAAGGACAGAAGCGTTTGAGCCAGGAGCTTTTGGATGATACAATTCCACGACACTTCCTTTTTATTCCTCTACACCACCAAATATCTCCTGGCTAATTAATGAAGACCtctgtgctgtgggagctgctgttgcCTGGATCAGGATGGTGAAAAGAGGGTCACTACCTTGATGTTGGTATCTGCTGATCCTGGTATTTCTTGTTGCTGCTTTAAATATGttacattttcattattttaaatgtgctGAAAATTGAAGAGGGCACACAGGGACGTGGTTATAAAGTGTttcattagaaattatttttagagcAGCATGACACaaatttcttaataaaaaatTGAACAGACACCTAGTAGATATGCTAACATATATTCTAATACTGATTTAATGATTTAATCTGAAATATAAGTGACCTTAAGTGTGTGGGGAAGGTTTTTTATTAGTTCCACAGAGCTGTCTTTACTCTTGTGATGAGCTTACCAGGTTTTCCAACTACAGGTGGCCTGTGAGAGATTTCTTaaacaaacagcacagaaattaGAGCCCATCATTGCACATTTAAAAGCACAAACTAAAGTAAAATCTGTTGGAGTTGAATTgttttgctgttcttctgtCCAATTTTCTCTCTAGTGGTACAATCTGTTTCTTAAACTATTGACTTTTATGTAAAATGCAGGTTAATTCTGAGAGGTAAGCAGTGCCCATGTGTTAGCAAATGCAGTTCTTGGTGTGAACAGCGATTCTCGGTTCAGTTGTGATGCTGTGTATCACTTTCATTAAACACATAATgttaatttcttttacttttccttcttctgggttaaatcttttgttttcattaattttatttatgatgGCCTGTAGTTTCCAGCAAGAGCTGCACTTATATTCTGATAAATGTCATTGTGACACTATTTTGTATCAGGTTATATATGTAATTTATATTATCTTAGGAACTTCTGGAGTTGGATCAGCAGGAAACCTGTGAGAGGTAAGACCTTTTCagcaaatattatttaaatctgAACTCTCACTGCAGCTGCATTTTCAAAGCTATTGGGTTTTTTATGCAGTTTGGCTAATCTGTAGAAATTATACTTGTCAGTCAGACCTTAATTCCTGATAAATTGCAGTTCACAACTGATGTAATAAATTAAACTGTTCAGGAACACAACTCACAATATTTCTTCAAATATGTCAAGATACCAAGACATTTTACACcatgtttttgggtttttttgagggtgGGTGGTGAAACGAACCTTAAACTTTACCTGCTGTCCGATCTCCAGTAGCTGCAGTTTTGGACCAAAACATGGCGAAAATGGCTGGATGTTATTCAGGttaaaattaagcaaaataaaCTCAGCAGTCCTGTGACTCAGAGggatttttcccagattttcagAAAAGTGCAGGTAGGGTACATTGATGAATGAGTTGTTTTCTGTGTGagtggtttggttgttttgggattttttttaaacacttttagGTAGCCCTAAAAACACATGAACATTCTAGGTAGGGTTCCTAAAAGCGTTTAAGCAACTGTGCATGGAATTTTATTTATGAGGCTGTcgccctgttcttttaaaagttttaaagatatttttaaagttttctatgccttctaatgtttacatatttctgctAGAGTTTCTCACACATGTTCGTGTAAATAATGattattttgcattcttctttgtaggAAGAAAGAATTAATAAGCTATTAGTTTGACCAGTGTAGTTGGAGAGGTAgcaattccatcctccaatccactgtcacttttagaattctatatattgtgaggtgtcctggcttgtaagataagcatgtattctatttgccatctgttggaggttgggcagttttcttctgttaatgggccattaatgactcactgcatgacctGTAAAGTtacatcagcccattgtgagatgctccaccgAGAGGGAGGAGCTAAGCACCCCTACCTGCGTAAAATCAGCgctttttgggacaccagagcAGCCCTTTACTGGATTCTCAGAGGAGCAGttctcttctctgctggatccccagaggaagaccaggcccaactactccatccccagaccttcagagaaaactccacccttctacagaccaccgctccagcagcattccatctgccactccaggaggagcagccaccatttatCTGGACtgttaccaacaccctgactcctcagggtgtcaggtttctgactccatcagtagttttgtttgtactaattacatttttttaattatttttatttagttttttcctagtaaagaactgttattcccattcccatatctttgcctgagagccttttaattttgaaattgtggtaattcggaaGGAGGGGGATTACATTTTCTATTtaacaggaggcttttgccttccttcacagactgctgtcttttcaaaccaagacataaggtcagaaataaacttcctctttttccctcctttacATCTAATGTGAATGTGTGAGTTATTTCACGTCATAGTACAACATGAGGATTCTACACGCAACCATGCCAAGTGGTTGTCCCATTGTGACATCACTGTGTGATGCATTCTGGTGCTGCATTCTGAGATGGATTATGACCTTGGCTGTACAGATTTGGGTGTCAGAGCTGAAGCAAGAAGCAAGGAGGCGACATGGCCAGCAGGAGGAgtgagcagagctgccccatctGCTGCGAGGTGCCCCGGAACATTGCCCAcgccctgccctgctgccaccagttctgcctgggctgcatccTGCGCTGGGTGCGGGCCATCCACACCTGCCCTCTCTGCAGGAGATTGATCTCCACCATCATGTTCTCGGAGCAGGAGGAGGACTGCCTGCAGTGCATCATCACACACCCCAGCGAGGCCGCCAGCCACGCTGGAAACGCtgatggcagcagggatgggcgCAGCACCCGCCGCCCTGTGGCATCCCTTGCCTCCGCCTTGCAGGGGACgctgtccccagctgagcagggcGCTGCGGGGCCAGAGGCCGTGGGCGGCATCCTGCCCgagctctgggcagagctgttCCGAAGGAGATGCAGCCTCCTGAGCCCCGTGCgggcctggctgcagcagtgtcTGCAGAAGATCTACAGGGAGCAGTGGTGGCTGGTGCAGACTGTGAAGAGCAGCATCCTGCTGATCCTGTGCACCTTCGGCCCGGAcaaggaggtgctgctgcagcagctgcagcctcgCCTGCAGCGCTACACTGCACTGGTGGTGCAGGGAACCCTCGGCATCATCGAGACGCAGTGCAGCCAGGAGGTGCGCCGGCTGTGGGGCTGCCACGCTGCCCCAGAGGAGGCCGAGAGCCCCGGGGCCAGCTCTGGCCCCTCTGCCCGCC encodes:
- the LOC140681794 gene encoding uncharacterized protein, with amino-acid sequence MASRRSEQSCPICCEVPRNIAHALPCCHQFCLGCILRWVRAIHTCPLCRRLISTIMFSEQEEDCLQCIITHPSEAASHAGNADGSRDGRSTRRPVASLASALQGTLSPAEQGAAGPEAVGGILPELWAELFRRRCSLLSPVRAWLQQCLQKIYREQWWLVQTVKSSILLILCTFGPDKEVLLQQLQPRLQRYTALVVQGTLGIIETQCSQEVRRLWGCHAAPEEAESPGASSGPSARHGDAPTSGGPPDAGVEHEASGALEGSPSSCGSIPAEPEQL